One genomic segment of Alosa sapidissima isolate fAloSap1 chromosome 13, fAloSap1.pri, whole genome shotgun sequence includes these proteins:
- the LOC121680520 gene encoding myosin-4-like gives MGDADMAVYGKASIYLRKPEKERIEAQTKPFDAKSACYVPDKDELYLKATIKKRDGGKVTVELLESKEERTVKDDEVCPMNPPKYDKIEDMAMMTHLNEASVLYNLKERYAAWMIYTYSGLFCVTVNPYKWLPVYDPEVVSAYRGKKRMEAPPHIFSVSDNAYQFMLQDRENQSVLITGESGAGKTVNTKRVIQYFATIAVSGGDKKKQESAPADTGKIKGSLEDQIIAANPLLEAYGNAKTVRNDNSSRFGKFIRIHFGTTGKLASADIETYLLEKSRVTFQLPDERGYHIFFQMMTNHKPEIFL, from the exons ATGGGGGACGCGGATATGGCAGTTTATGGCAAGGCTTCTATCTACCTCCGCAAGCCTGAGAAGGAGAGAATTGAGGCCCAGACCAAGCCATTTGATGCAAAGAGTGCTTGCTATGTGCCTGATAAAGATGAATTGTACTTGAAGGCTACAATCAAGAAGAGGGATGGTGGCAAAGTCACCGTTGAATTGCTTGAAAGCAAGGAG GAAAGAACAGTTAAAGATGACGAAGTCTGCCCCATGAATCCTCCCAAATACGACAAAATTGAGGACATGGCCATGATGACCCACCTCAATGAAGCCTCTGTCCTGTATAACCTCAAAGAGCGTTACGCAGCATGGATGATCTAT ACCTACTCTGGACTTTTCTGTGTCACTGTGAACCCCTACAAGTGGCTCCCAGTGTACGACCCAGAGGTGGTGTCTGCCTACAGAGGCAAGAAGCGCATGGAGGCCCCACCCCacatcttctctgtctctgacaaTGCCTATCAGTTCATGCTCCAAG acagagagaaccaGTCTGTCCTGATTAC CGGAGAATCTGGTGCTGGCAAGACTGTGAACACCAAGCGTGTCATCCAGTACTTTGCAACAATTGCAGTGTCTGGTGGTGACAAGAAGAAGCAAGAGTCAGCACCAGCAGACACTGGAAAAATCAAG GGCTCTCTTGAAGACCAGATTATTGCTGCCAACCCACTGCTGGAGGCTTATGGTAATGCCAAGACTGTGAGGAATGACAACTCCTCTCGTTTT GGTAAATTCATCAGAATTCACTTTGGCACAACTGGGAAACTGGCTAGTGCTGATATTGAGACTT ACCTGCTGGAGAAGTCTAGAGTGACATTCCAGCTTCCTGATGAGAGAGGCTACCACATCTTCTTCCAGATGATGACCAACCACAAGCCTGAAATCtttctttaa